From the Selenomonas timonae genome, one window contains:
- the nagA gene encoding N-acetylglucosamine-6-phosphate deacetylase: MKAIRNGVLIIPDEDGHFKAQTDDVLCYDEQIMQIIPAAEFSPSDADELIDAAGAYVAPGFLNVHIHGCDGADTMDEDAGALARIAAFQARTGVTSFLPTTMTCAFDSVERALVRIRAAMAEQGLRGARILGAHMEGPFISPAKKGAQDEHYILPAAFEKIEPYADVIKIITIAPETLTEKDFIENCRAHGIVVSIGHTSADYETARAAIAAGATHVTHLCNAMTPLNHRHPGLLGAGLDTEANCELIVDNVHVHPAMQRIIYHAKRGRNLIPITDSLRACGLGEGVSELGGQRVYVKGTLATLADGTIAGSVLCMNDGLRILRANTGAEIPAVVEMATRTPAEELGVYDDLGSLSVGKYADIAIFDEEFRIRRTIVGGRDCFVP; the protein is encoded by the coding sequence ATGAAGGCGATTCGCAACGGTGTCCTCATCATTCCCGATGAAGACGGACATTTTAAGGCACAGACAGACGATGTCCTCTGCTATGATGAGCAGATTATGCAGATCATCCCTGCCGCGGAGTTCAGTCCGTCCGATGCGGATGAATTAATCGATGCTGCGGGTGCGTATGTTGCGCCGGGCTTTCTGAACGTCCACATCCACGGCTGCGACGGCGCAGATACAATGGATGAGGACGCGGGAGCACTCGCACGGATCGCCGCATTCCAAGCGAGGACGGGCGTGACCTCCTTCCTCCCGACCACGATGACCTGCGCGTTCGATTCCGTGGAGCGTGCACTCGTGCGCATCCGCGCGGCAATGGCAGAGCAGGGGTTGCGCGGGGCACGCATTCTCGGGGCGCATATGGAGGGGCCCTTCATCAGCCCCGCGAAAAAGGGTGCACAGGACGAGCATTACATCCTCCCCGCTGCATTTGAAAAAATTGAGCCTTATGCGGATGTCATCAAGATCATCACGATCGCACCCGAGACGCTGACGGAGAAGGACTTTATCGAGAATTGCAGGGCGCACGGCATTGTCGTCTCCATCGGTCACACGTCGGCGGACTACGAGACGGCGCGTGCGGCAATCGCGGCGGGCGCGACGCACGTCACGCATCTGTGCAACGCAATGACGCCACTGAATCATCGTCATCCGGGCCTGCTCGGTGCGGGACTTGATACGGAGGCGAACTGCGAGCTGATCGTGGACAATGTGCACGTCCATCCCGCAATGCAGCGCATCATCTATCATGCAAAGCGCGGGAGAAACCTAATCCCCATCACGGATTCCCTGCGTGCCTGCGGTCTCGGCGAGGGTGTCTCGGAACTCGGCGGGCAGAGGGTCTACGTCAAGGGCACACTCGCAACGCTCGCGGACGGCACGATCGCGGGCAGCGTCCTCTGCATGAACGACGGGCTGCGCATCCTACGCGCGAATACGGGCGCAGAGATTCCCGCCGTTGTGGAGATGGCGACGCGCACCCCCGCCGAAGAACTGGGCGTCTACGACGACCTCGGCTCGCTCAGCGTCGGAAAATATGCGGACATCGCGATCTTTGACGAGGAGTTTCGGATACGGCGTACAATTGTTGGCGGGCGGGATTGCTTTGTTCCATAA
- the nagB gene encoding glucosamine-6-phosphate deaminase — translation MRIIFTDTYKKMSEEAAKIIAGQLWIKPDSVLGLATGSTPVELYQNLVWLYQTVGLDFSQATSFNLDEYVGLPADDPQSYHRFMHENLFDHVNIRKDHVFFPNGLASDPAREAEEYEAAIMAAGGIDMQLLGIGRNAHIGFNEPGESFTRTTHKVALKESTIEANARFFASAAEVPREAMSMGIGTIFRARHIVLLASGAEKAEAVRDAVKGAITPQVPASILQLHPSVTLIVDHEAGALLSEGKRDSR, via the coding sequence ATGCGTATCATTTTTACGGATACCTATAAAAAGATGAGCGAGGAGGCGGCAAAGATCATTGCGGGGCAGCTCTGGATCAAGCCGGACTCGGTGCTCGGGCTTGCAACAGGCAGCACCCCGGTCGAGCTGTACCAGAACCTCGTCTGGCTGTATCAGACGGTTGGGCTGGACTTCTCACAGGCGACTTCGTTCAATCTGGACGAATACGTCGGGCTTCCGGCGGACGATCCGCAGAGTTACCATCGCTTCATGCACGAAAACCTCTTCGACCATGTGAACATCCGCAAGGATCACGTCTTCTTCCCCAACGGGCTTGCGAGCGATCCCGCGCGCGAGGCGGAGGAATATGAGGCGGCAATCATGGCGGCGGGCGGCATCGACATGCAGCTCCTCGGCATTGGGCGCAATGCGCACATCGGCTTCAACGAGCCGGGAGAATCGTTCACACGCACAACGCACAAGGTCGCGTTGAAGGAGAGCACGATCGAGGCAAATGCGCGCTTCTTCGCCTCGGCGGCGGAGGTGCCGCGCGAGGCGATGAGTATGGGCATTGGCACGATCTTTCGCGCGCGTCATATCGTCCTGCTCGCGAGCGGCGCGGAGAAGGCAGAGGCGGTGCGCGACGCGGTCAAGGGCGCAATCACCCCGCAGGTGCCTGCCTCCATCCTGCAGCTGCATCCGAGCGTGACCCTCATCGTCGACCACGAGGCGGGTGCACTCCTGAGCGAGGGAAAGCGTGACTCCCGATGA